DNA sequence from the Chitinivibrionales bacterium genome:
AAAGAATTTTTCCTGGATAATCCCCGATACGCTTGCCGGTTCAGCGTTGCCCGGGGGAGCGATGTATCTGAATGATGAATACGCTTTGTCGGATTTAAGGGAGCTGTACGAGTTGGGTGTCCGTCGCCTCATCTCGCTCCACCCGATGGACAGGCATTACGGTGAACTTTGTGAAAACAGCGGGTTGATATGGACCGATTTTCCTATCGATGATTTTTCCGTACCCCGGGAGGAGGATGCATTTAAGGGAATGATAGAAAGTGCTGTTTCCCATATGCGGAGTAAGGTGCCGGTATGTGTTCATTGTTATGCCGGTGTCGGACGAACAGGGATGGTGCTGGCATGTATTGTGGGGCTGTATAGTTCGCTGGCCCCGGCCGCGGCAATCAGGAAGGTACGGGAGACCCGACCGGCAATCGATACCCCTGAACAGGAAAAATTCGTATACGACTTTCTTACCTACAGGAAATAATAATGAAAACTAAATTCGATATTAACCGGTTTTTGCTGGAAGATGAAGAAAAATTAAGCAGTTACGCAACGAAAAGTAGTGAATCCCATGGCCGTCAATGGCCACTGAAGCGGGACCCTTTCAGACTGGAATTTGCCCGTGATGAAACCCGGATACTCCATTCACCACCTTTCCGGCGGTTGAAACATAAGACGCAGGTTTTTCTTTCTCCCAATGACGATCATATCTGTACACGCATGGAGCACGTGTTGCATGTTTCAAGCATTGCTTCGGTTATCGGACGGTGCCTGAATCTTAATATCGATCTGATCAATGCAATAGCCAAGGGACACGATCTCGGACACCCGCCTTTCGGTCATGCAGGAGAACGGGTACTCGACAGGATTTTGAAAAATGAAGGCGTTACGAGTGGGTTCATGCACGAAATTCACGGTCTCAGAGTGGTCGATAAGCTGACCAACTATGGCGCGGGGCTGAATCTTACCTATGAGGTCCGGGACGGCATTGTTACTCATTGCGGTGAAAAGTTTGAGCGTGCGGTTGTCCCCGATCGTTCCAGAGATCTTCAGAACCTCGAGGGTATTGACGATAGAACATATTATCCCTTAACGCTCGAGGGATGTCTGGTCCGAATTGTTGATAGAATCGCGTATCTGGGGAGGGATCTTGAAGACGGTATCAAAGCGGGATTTGTGAAAAAAACCGATATTCCTGCAGAAATAGCCGGAAATCTCGGCACCGATAATGGTAAAATTATAGGACGGTTTGTTAGTGATACGATCGAAAACAGTCTTGACATCGATGCGATCGAAATGAGCGAAGAGGTATTCGGCTTAATGAAAATACTGAAAGAGTTTAATTATGAAAAAATTTATACGCATCCGGAAGTGGATCGGAAAGCAAAAAAGTCCAACAGAGTTATCGAGCTACTCTACTACGAGCTGTCGAAACTTTTAAGAGAAACCGAACGGGGAGAGAATACCTCGATGGTTAATAATATTATCAACGGCGCGCCGACAGTGAGAGTGCTTTTTAATTTCATAAAGAACACAAATTATACGGAAAATACACCGGCCTGGCGCATTATCACCGATTATATTGCTGGGATGACCGATATTTTCGCTCAACGAACCTTTACGGAATTGTTTTTACCCACACCGGTCGTATAAATCCGAAATCTAAAACTCGAATGCTTTCGCCGGCTTTGTGGTATCAGTACAATCGTTTCTCTTGCCCCTGCGTTAAAAGGAGAATTAATTCATGCCGTCTCACCGGGAAAAGCCGCGAAGGAAAAGCACACTGATGGTACTCTGGGAGTCATTCTGGAATCCCCCGGCGATTACCTGCCCGCGGTGCGGGAGCGCTATCGTGGATTATTATGACCCGTTCTTTTTCAGTCCTGTGCGCACGCTCAAAGGCAAGCGGAGAATCAAATGCCGCAAGTGCCGTTTTGTATGGCGTCCCAGCAGCAGAG
Encoded proteins:
- a CDS encoding HD domain-containing protein, with translation MKTKFDINRFLLEDEEKLSSYATKSSESHGRQWPLKRDPFRLEFARDETRILHSPPFRRLKHKTQVFLSPNDDHICTRMEHVLHVSSIASVIGRCLNLNIDLINAIAKGHDLGHPPFGHAGERVLDRILKNEGVTSGFMHEIHGLRVVDKLTNYGAGLNLTYEVRDGIVTHCGEKFERAVVPDRSRDLQNLEGIDDRTYYPLTLEGCLVRIVDRIAYLGRDLEDGIKAGFVKKTDIPAEIAGNLGTDNGKIIGRFVSDTIENSLDIDAIEMSEEVFGLMKILKEFNYEKIYTHPEVDRKAKKSNRVIELLYYELSKLLRETERGENTSMVNNIINGAPTVRVLFNFIKNTNYTENTPAWRIITDYIAGMTDIFAQRTFTELFLPTPVV